Proteins found in one Triticum aestivum cultivar Chinese Spring chromosome 4D, IWGSC CS RefSeq v2.1, whole genome shotgun sequence genomic segment:
- the LOC123096825 gene encoding lysine-rich arabinogalactan protein 19, translated as MMIEDSRRIPSRKEKVDVRARVWFSTLNRYEKNPATRDPTLSWPWLLTAPPRPTSSPAPGAASPHPTSSPAPGAASFHLLPGSRRRPASPPVLLPAPPHPTSSSTRGAARPRTSKLPTSGGRLDPTPSLGPGAARPPFSPGPLDAWSPTSPAPGAANRPAPLAPVAAPACSPPAGMTARIRTAWWGSESRRSGAPPPLAIGSSLFMVKPRVLVGDHKKQAVKELGDMVQRCGQFNYLNCLTGMTSDSE; from the exons ATGATGATTGAGGATTCAAGACGGATTCCATCTCGGAAAGAAAAGGTCGATGTCAG GGCCCGCGTCTGGTTTTCAACTCTGAACCGGTACGAAAAGAACCCAGCCACCCGCGATCCCACCTTATCCTGGCCCTGGCTCCTGacggcgccgccccgccccacctCCTCCCCTGCACCCGGCGCCGCCTCGCCCCACCCCACCTCCTCCCCTGCTCCCGGCGCCGCCTCGTTCCACCTCCTCCCCGGCTCGCGGCGCCGCCCCGCCTCACCTCCGGTCCTACTCCCGGCGCCGCCCCATCCCACCTCCTCCTCGACTCGCGGCGCCGCCCGGCCCCGAACCTCCAAGCTCCCCACATCCGGGGGCCGCCTCGACCCTACCCCCTCCCTAGGTCCCGGCGCCGCCCGGCCCCCATTCTCCCCGGGTCCCCTCGATGCCTGGTCCCCAACCTCCCCGGCTCCCGGCGCCGCCAACCGCCCTGCTCCCCTGGCTCCGGTAGCTGCCCCCGCCTGTTCCCCTCCCGCGGGGATGACAGCGCGAATCCGGACTGCGTGGTGGGGCAGTGAGTCTCGTCGGAGTGGAGCTCCTCCGCCTCTAGCCATCGGTAGTTCATT GTTCATGGTGAAGCCCAGGGTGCTCGTCGGCGATCACAAGAAGCAGGCCGTCAAGGAGCTGGGTGACATGGTGCAGCGGTGTGGCCAGTTCAACTACCTGAACTGTTTGACA GGTATGACCAGTGACAGCGAGTAG